The Apium graveolens cultivar Ventura chromosome 11, ASM990537v1, whole genome shotgun sequence genome has a window encoding:
- the LOC141695143 gene encoding uncharacterized protein LOC141695143 produces the protein MDPSSSATSYQQEVEPGSLLEECWFFENLLTCSKPKMSRCNSDPCPSTNQEQFLISSTKLVAPKLIRAPSLPSNVKAAKTVEVIQQNGRHDSAEVMQYKPQAQAVPPPRNTLLRAPSLPPPSIGRAEEDDEEEEDQESEFRLGRLIRQASLKSSDTFLPPRQTPKSSSTARRSRKKTLVDGNNGMGNQYQMNRTKKGKLPTDIQKKEVERVEALSAQFEKQYLENKVPMNKVSGFEEKNWDDQLEDKKTRRPYTMSDAAPRSLMRSTTSIPKWAAAAAENDQRSSQDMKAQIKFWARAVASNARAPGVL, from the exons atGGACCCCTCCTCTTCCGCTACAAGTTATCAacaagaagttgaacctggaaGCCTTTTAGAAGAATGTTGGTTCTTTGAAAACTTGTTAACTTGTAGCAAACCAAAGATGTCAAGATGCAACTCTGATCCTTGTCCTTCCACTAATCAAGAACAGTTCTTGATTAGTAGTACTAAGCTTGTAGCTCCCAAGTTGATAAGAGCGCCATCTTTGCCTAGTAATGTTAAGGCTGCAAAAACTGTGGAGGTTATTCAACAAAATGGTAGGCATGATTCTGCAGAGGTCATGCAGTATAAGCCACAGGCACAGGCAGTACCGCCCCCTCGAAATACTTTGCTTCGGGCTCCATCTCTACCACCACCTAGTATTGGAAGAGCagaagaagatgatgaagaagaagaagatcaagaaagtGAATTTAGATTGGGTAGATTGATTAGGCAAGCTTCTCTCAAATCCTCAGATACCTTTTTGCCTCCAAGACAAACACCAAAG AGCTCTAGCACCGCGAGGCGTTCCAGAAAGAAAACACTGGTGGATGGGAACAATGGAATGGGAAATCAATACCAAATGAATCGAACAAAGAAAGGAAAACTGCCTACTGATATCCAGAAGAAAGAAGTAGAAAGGGTTGAGGCCTTAAGTGCACAATTTGAAAAACAATATTTGGAAAATAAAGTTCCAATGAACAAAGTTTCAGGCTTTGAAGAGAAGAACTGGGATGATCAACTGGAAGACAAAAAAACCAGGAGGCCATATACTATGTCTGATGCAGCACCAAGGTCTCTGATGCGTTCAACCACATCAATTCCAAAATGGGCTGCTGCTGCCGCAGAAAATGACCAGAGGTCATCACAGGATATGAAGGCACAGATCAAGTTCTGGGCTAGAGCTGTGGCTTCCAATGCGCGTGCCCCTGGAGTTCTATAA